In a genomic window of Chloroflexia bacterium SDU3-3:
- a CDS encoding glycosyltransferase family 4 protein — MAARRVAMLAPIAWRVPPRHYGPWEQVVSVLTEGLVARGVDVTLFATADSHTSGQLAAVCPHPYAEDETIDPKVWECLHIASAFERAAEFDIIHNHFDFLPLSYSALVATPVLTTIHGFSSEKILPVYQRYNQSTHYVSISEANRDPSLSYCATVYNGIPMEDFSLRQGAREYLLFFGRIHPDKGAAEAIRVAKQSGQHLILAGIVQDRDYYARQIAPHIDNDQIRYIGVVGPQARNMLLGRATALLHLINFEEPFGLTMIEAMACGTPVIAYRRGSIPEVVDHGRTGFIVEDEAAAVAALGMLGQLEPAQIRAHVAAHFSREQMVEGYLKIYESILSPRRTHASE, encoded by the coding sequence ATGGCCGCGCGGCGGGTGGCCATGCTGGCCCCAATCGCGTGGCGCGTCCCGCCGCGCCACTATGGCCCGTGGGAGCAGGTCGTATCGGTGCTCACCGAGGGGCTGGTGGCGCGCGGTGTGGATGTCACGCTCTTCGCCACCGCCGACTCGCACACCAGCGGGCAGCTCGCGGCGGTCTGCCCGCACCCCTACGCCGAGGACGAGACCATCGACCCAAAGGTCTGGGAGTGCCTGCACATCGCATCCGCCTTCGAGCGCGCCGCCGAGTTCGATATCATCCATAACCACTTCGACTTCCTGCCGCTCTCCTACAGCGCGCTGGTGGCGACGCCGGTGCTGACCACCATCCACGGCTTCTCATCCGAGAAGATCCTGCCGGTCTACCAGCGCTACAACCAGAGCACCCACTACGTGTCGATCAGCGAGGCGAATCGCGACCCCTCGCTCAGCTACTGCGCCACCGTCTACAACGGCATCCCCATGGAAGATTTCAGCCTGCGGCAGGGCGCGCGCGAATATCTGCTGTTCTTCGGGCGCATCCACCCCGACAAAGGGGCCGCCGAGGCCATTCGCGTCGCCAAGCAGTCCGGCCAGCACCTGATCCTGGCGGGGATCGTGCAGGATCGCGACTACTACGCGCGGCAGATCGCGCCGCACATCGATAACGACCAGATCCGCTATATCGGCGTCGTCGGGCCGCAGGCGCGCAATATGCTGCTGGGCCGAGCGACCGCGCTGCTGCACCTGATTAATTTTGAGGAGCCGTTTGGCCTAACCATGATCGAGGCAATGGCCTGCGGCACGCCGGTGATCGCCTACCGCCGCGGCTCCATCCCAGAGGTGGTAGACCACGGGCGCACCGGCTTCATCGTGGAGGACGAGGCCGCCGCCGTGGCTGCGCTGGGCATGCTGGGGCAGCTTGAGCCAGCGCAGATCCGCGCCCACGTGGCGGCGCACTTCAGCCGCGAGCAGATGGTTGAGGGCTACCTGAAGATCTACGAGTCGATCCTTTCGCCACGCCGCACCCATGCATCCGAGTGA